One Gemmatimonadaceae bacterium DNA window includes the following coding sequences:
- a CDS encoding glycine betaine ABC transporter substrate-binding protein: MRRRALFLTIVLCARAALGQTEQRSVIVASKPFGESYLLAEMFAQLLEARGVRVDRRPGLGATELAFRALRSGSIDVYPEYTGTGLLVLLGEQPRGTAEEVYGRVAEEFPRRFGVRWLPPLGFENTYAIAVRKGMADSLGLRTLSDLARSASRLRAGLTPDFIGRADGLPGLSKAYGIHFRDVRSLLPAVKYRALDAGEVDVVDGYSTDGLIARYDLRVLGDDKGFFPPYEAAALIGSRLARSNPAAVAALTELSGRLDAEQMRRLNRRVEAEGVPIPAVAEQALDELGLRGSLGTEFREPRRGSLIAYFESTRTALLSRTLRHLLLVGVSLAFAVLIGVSLGLTLERSARGAEPIIRSVGVLQTLPGIALLAFMIPMFGIGVVPALVALVLYSLYPIVRNTFTGVRDADPSAVDAARALGMTDVQILGQVRLPLAAPVIMAGIRTAAVIDVGTATLAAFIGAGGLGEPIVSGLALSDTRMILSGAIPAALLALAVDATLAGVERFVRPSR, from the coding sequence ATGAGACGCAGGGCCCTTTTCCTCACCATTGTCCTTTGCGCACGCGCGGCCCTCGGGCAGACCGAGCAACGGTCAGTGATCGTCGCTTCGAAGCCGTTCGGGGAGTCGTATCTCCTGGCAGAGATGTTTGCCCAACTGCTCGAGGCGCGCGGGGTGCGCGTCGATCGACGCCCCGGCCTCGGGGCGACCGAGCTCGCATTTCGTGCATTGAGAAGTGGTTCGATCGACGTTTATCCCGAGTACACGGGCACCGGGCTCTTGGTCTTGCTCGGCGAGCAACCGCGCGGAACAGCTGAAGAAGTGTACGGACGCGTGGCGGAGGAATTCCCGCGCCGATTCGGGGTGCGGTGGCTTCCACCGTTAGGCTTCGAAAACACTTATGCGATCGCTGTTCGCAAAGGAATGGCGGATTCCCTTGGCTTGCGAACCCTCTCGGACCTGGCGCGCTCAGCATCGCGACTCCGCGCTGGACTCACTCCCGACTTCATCGGGCGAGCCGATGGCCTTCCCGGCCTCTCGAAAGCCTATGGGATTCACTTTCGGGACGTACGCTCGCTCCTACCAGCCGTGAAGTACCGGGCACTCGATGCTGGTGAGGTCGATGTGGTCGACGGCTACTCCACGGATGGACTCATTGCGCGCTACGACTTGCGAGTGCTCGGCGACGATAAGGGATTCTTCCCGCCTTACGAGGCAGCCGCGCTCATCGGATCACGACTCGCACGAAGCAATCCGGCGGCTGTGGCGGCGTTGACGGAACTCAGTGGACGCCTCGACGCCGAGCAGATGCGACGTCTCAATCGTCGCGTCGAGGCTGAGGGCGTGCCGATACCGGCCGTTGCCGAGCAAGCGCTCGACGAGCTCGGGCTAAGGGGCTCGTTGGGCACCGAGTTCCGCGAGCCGAGGCGTGGCAGCTTGATTGCGTACTTCGAAAGCACCCGCACTGCATTGCTCTCGCGGACGCTCCGTCACCTGCTTCTTGTCGGTGTTTCGCTCGCGTTTGCGGTTCTGATCGGCGTCTCGCTCGGCCTAACGCTCGAGAGGAGCGCCCGTGGAGCAGAGCCCATCATCAGGAGTGTCGGCGTTTTGCAGACGTTACCTGGTATTGCGCTCCTCGCCTTCATGATTCCAATGTTCGGAATCGGAGTCGTACCGGCACTGGTCGCGCTGGTACTTTATTCCTTGTACCCGATCGTGAGAAACACCTTCACGGGTGTGCGTGACGCCGATCCATCAGCCGTCGATGCGGCACGTGCGCTCGGGATGACAGACGTTCAAATTCTTGGGCAGGTGAGGCTGCCGCTTGCCGCGCCAGTCATAATGGCTGGAATCCGGACCGCGGCTGTGATCGACGTCGGCACGGCGACACTTGCTGCCTTCATTGGCGCGGGTGGTCTCGGCGAGCCGATCGTGAGTGGGCTGGCGCTCTCGGACACGCGGATGATCTTGTCTGGAGCGATTCCCGCGGCGCTTCTGGCGCTGGCGGTCGACGCGACACTCGCGGGCGTGGAACGTTTCGTCCGCCCGAGTCGTTAA
- the egtB gene encoding ergothioneine biosynthesis protein EgtB gives MTIAVPHVERSDRLATSRANIALALAEARARTLQLIETVSEADLRTQHDPLMGPILWDLGHIGHFEALWLDRNLDGNVEFVEMPGMYNPFEHPRRVRGALPLPTLAGTLESMAEIRERVLERLEHIDLESADPLLRHGYVYQMVLQHEYQHNETMLQTLQLKTGVPYSPLVRRAQPARRVVLGDEALRVDVGRAFVGTDDRLNAYDNERPRFAVEVAPYWIDRTPVTNEQYLAFIGDGGYQRHELWSDAGRAWLDESKAEAPRYWWHEDGVWLRRSMDHVGRPDPASPVIHVCYHEAEAFARWAGKRLPTETEWEVAASWDASEQQSREFPWGDVRPNASDANLDQLGFDVVPVGAYEKNVSPLGCYGMLGDVWEWTSTDFKGYAGFTAFPYAEYSQVFFGTEYKVLRGGSWATRPGAIRSTFRNWDYPIRRQIFSGFRCARDD, from the coding sequence ATGACCATCGCCGTCCCCCACGTCGAGCGCTCGGATCGGTTGGCTACTTCGCGAGCGAACATTGCCTTGGCCCTGGCCGAAGCACGCGCACGTACGCTGCAGCTGATCGAAACCGTAAGCGAGGCGGATCTGCGCACGCAGCATGATCCGCTCATGGGTCCTATTCTCTGGGACTTGGGTCACATCGGGCATTTCGAAGCGCTCTGGCTCGACCGCAACCTCGACGGCAACGTCGAATTTGTGGAGATGCCGGGGATGTACAATCCGTTCGAGCATCCGCGTCGCGTCCGCGGAGCTCTGCCATTGCCGACACTGGCGGGGACGCTCGAATCGATGGCGGAAATCCGCGAGCGCGTGCTCGAACGCCTGGAACACATCGATCTCGAGTCGGCCGATCCATTGCTGCGGCACGGCTACGTCTATCAGATGGTGCTGCAGCACGAGTATCAGCACAACGAGACGATGCTGCAGACCCTGCAGCTGAAGACGGGTGTGCCGTATTCGCCATTGGTCCGGCGCGCTCAGCCGGCGCGGCGCGTGGTGTTAGGCGATGAAGCGCTGCGCGTCGATGTCGGCCGTGCCTTCGTCGGCACCGACGATCGACTGAACGCGTACGACAACGAACGGCCTCGGTTTGCCGTCGAAGTCGCGCCGTACTGGATCGATCGAACGCCGGTGACCAACGAGCAATATCTCGCCTTCATCGGTGACGGTGGCTATCAGCGGCATGAGCTGTGGAGCGACGCGGGCCGCGCCTGGCTCGATGAATCGAAAGCGGAGGCGCCACGATACTGGTGGCATGAGGACGGCGTCTGGCTGCGTCGGAGCATGGATCATGTGGGCAGACCCGACCCAGCGTCTCCGGTGATTCACGTGTGCTATCACGAGGCCGAAGCGTTTGCGAGATGGGCAGGGAAGCGGCTGCCGACCGAGACGGAATGGGAAGTCGCGGCCTCTTGGGATGCGAGCGAACAACAATCGCGCGAGTTCCCGTGGGGTGACGTTCGACCTAACGCGAGCGACGCGAATCTCGACCAGCTTGGCTTTGACGTGGTGCCGGTCGGTGCGTACGAGAAGAATGTGTCGCCGTTAGGCTGCTACGGGATGCTCGGCGACGTCTGGGAGTGGACGAGTACCGACTTCAAGGGCTATGCGGGCTTCACTGCCTTCCCGTACGCCGAGTACTCGCAAGTCTTTTTCGGAACGGAGTATAAAGTATTGCGCGGCGGTTCCTGGGCGACGCGGCCGGGTGCCATTCGGAGCACGTTCCGCAACTGGGACTATCCGATTCGCCGTCAAATTTTCAGTGGTTTTCGTTGCGCTCGCGATGACTAA
- the egtD gene encoding L-histidine N(alpha)-methyltransferase, translating into MTKRAGNAAAENIERPVAITLVDERKSTMIDEVREGLGRRQKELPPKYFYDERGSELFEKITRLPEYYLTRAERGLLEENAHSLVETLRPRTLVELGAGSAAKTRILLDAMERTGCAEQYVPVDVSEEFLGGTAKHLRKEYPTLRVEPAIADISTSLGVSARLPRPVLFAFLGSTIGNFDAPAARALLGRVRDAMRPFDRLLLGTDLRKRKRVIEAAYNDTRGVTAAFNRNMLRVLNRELGADFDVGSFAHRAFYSRERHRIEMHLVSAREQVVHIPRVGEVYLASGETIRTEISCKYDRPSVRRLLRAASLKLEEWITDGERFALAVAAPRP; encoded by the coding sequence ATGACTAAACGTGCCGGGAACGCCGCCGCCGAGAACATCGAGCGGCCAGTCGCGATCACTCTCGTCGACGAACGCAAGTCGACGATGATCGACGAGGTCCGTGAGGGACTCGGGCGGCGACAAAAAGAGCTGCCGCCAAAGTACTTTTATGACGAGCGAGGCTCGGAGCTCTTCGAGAAGATCACTCGGCTGCCCGAGTACTATCTGACGCGTGCCGAGCGTGGGTTGCTCGAGGAGAACGCGCACTCGCTCGTCGAAACGCTCCGCCCGCGCACGCTCGTGGAGCTCGGCGCCGGCAGCGCGGCGAAGACACGCATTCTCCTCGACGCAATGGAGCGCACGGGCTGCGCCGAGCAGTATGTGCCCGTCGATGTGAGCGAGGAGTTTCTCGGCGGTACGGCGAAGCACTTGCGAAAGGAGTATCCGACGCTGCGCGTGGAGCCGGCGATCGCCGACATCAGCACGTCGTTAGGCGTATCGGCACGTCTGCCACGGCCAGTGCTGTTCGCCTTCCTTGGCAGTACGATCGGGAACTTCGACGCACCCGCCGCGCGAGCATTGCTCGGCCGCGTTCGTGACGCGATGCGTCCGTTCGATCGGCTACTCCTCGGCACGGATCTGCGAAAGCGGAAGCGCGTCATCGAGGCCGCCTACAATGATACGCGCGGCGTTACGGCGGCGTTCAACCGCAATATGCTGCGCGTGCTCAATCGCGAGCTTGGCGCCGATTTCGATGTCGGCAGCTTCGCGCATCGTGCGTTCTATTCGCGCGAGCGTCATCGCATCGAAATGCATCTCGTCTCGGCGCGCGAGCAGGTCGTGCACATTCCACGCGTCGGCGAAGTGTACCTTGCGAGTGGTGAGACGATTCGCACCGAGATCAGCTGCAAATACGATCGCCCGAGCGTGCGTCGACTGCTTCGCGCGGCCAGTCTCAAACTCGAGGAATGGATCACAGACGGCGAGCGTTTCGCACTCGCCGTCGCCGCGCCACGACCATGA
- a CDS encoding glutamate-cysteine ligase family protein, protein MTTSVAQDFFARSVRERLFVPQPEEVRRVGAEIELLALLAGSGLPCPLAPAHDDQRCSLSLIRSYGGVRGWCEKRSSKGAPYFTLPNGWTLTFEPGGQLELCTAPQASIGALLRDARETVAGLTTMGAEVGIELVSLGIDPRNEIERIPLQLHSPRYERMTQYFDSIGPSGVRMMRQTAATQVSLDPGRDPARRWRLLSDLTPYLTAMFANSARYAGVNTGHRSFRARCWRLLDPSRTGVPYPELSACAAYTRFALEAGEMSRTADDGSYRSFGEWVADDEWTETEWHEHLTTLFPEVRPRGHLEVRSIDALGPDMIGAPLVLLAGLAYDEESAVDARSLLPPADEDMLNRAARCGMNDDTIATIAADLVRIGLRGAKTLGATLIDGAELELAEQFFDDWTLRRRSPADSR, encoded by the coding sequence ATGACGACTAGCGTGGCGCAGGACTTCTTTGCGCGATCGGTGCGCGAGCGACTCTTCGTTCCACAGCCGGAGGAGGTTCGGCGTGTTGGTGCGGAAATCGAGCTGCTGGCGCTCCTGGCCGGCAGCGGATTGCCCTGTCCGCTCGCGCCGGCGCACGACGACCAGCGCTGCAGCTTGTCCTTGATCCGCAGCTATGGTGGTGTTCGTGGCTGGTGTGAAAAGCGCTCGTCCAAGGGCGCGCCGTACTTCACGCTGCCGAACGGATGGACGTTGACCTTCGAACCAGGCGGGCAGCTGGAGCTCTGCACCGCGCCGCAGGCGTCGATCGGTGCGCTGCTGCGGGACGCTCGCGAGACCGTCGCCGGCCTAACGACGATGGGTGCCGAGGTCGGGATCGAGCTCGTGAGCCTGGGGATAGATCCGCGAAACGAAATCGAGCGTATTCCGCTCCAGCTCCATAGCCCGCGCTACGAGCGAATGACGCAGTACTTCGACAGCATCGGGCCAAGTGGCGTGCGGATGATGCGTCAGACGGCCGCCACGCAGGTGAGTCTCGATCCAGGGCGAGATCCGGCCCGTCGCTGGCGGCTGCTTTCGGATCTGACGCCGTATCTGACCGCGATGTTCGCCAACTCGGCGCGTTATGCGGGCGTGAACACGGGCCATCGGAGCTTCCGCGCTCGTTGCTGGCGCCTGCTCGACCCGTCGCGCACTGGCGTACCGTATCCCGAGTTGTCCGCGTGCGCGGCGTATACGCGCTTTGCACTCGAGGCGGGCGAGATGTCGCGCACGGCCGATGACGGATCGTATCGGTCGTTTGGCGAGTGGGTGGCGGACGATGAGTGGACGGAGACGGAGTGGCACGAGCACCTGACGACGCTCTTTCCAGAAGTGCGGCCGCGCGGCCACCTGGAGGTGCGCTCGATCGATGCGCTCGGTCCGGACATGATCGGCGCGCCACTTGTTCTCCTGGCGGGCCTGGCATACGACGAGGAGAGCGCAGTCGATGCGCGATCGCTTTTGCCACCGGCCGATGAGGATATGCTCAACCGTGCGGCGCGCTGCGGGATGAACGACGATACTATCGCGACGATTGCCGCGGACCTGGTGCGAATCGGCCTGCGAGGCGCGAAAACGCTCGGAGCCACTCTGATCGACGGTGCTGAGCTCGAGCTCGCCGAACAGTTTTTCGACGACTGGACGCTTCGTAGGCGATCGCCCGCGGATTCTCGTTAG
- a CDS encoding M1 family aminopeptidase encodes MIAFLLAAQILQAAGDTTGLMTPGISRALATRRASEITTVRYRLSLDLRRSDTAQGRVSISFRLKAPTDVIVDFRGPSLSDIGVNNARVDGVEWNGSHVRIPARALRPGENRFAASFATPIAPAGAPIIHFHDETDGRDYLYTLLVPSDAHALFPCFDQPDLKARLELELSVPSRWTAIANGRQVSPAHGDSTHFRFAETDPLPTYLFAFAAGPYTRFVGGARSTPLLVRASRAHEVEVDSLQDQVASALGSLERYFGIPYPFQQFQYMLAPAFPFGGMEHPGVTMFNEESFIYREPPTLNQRLGRRATIYHEVAHQWFGDDVTMEWFDDLWLKEGFATYMAAKMQDLEHLPNPWMSFYLRNKPAAYDVDLTVGTTPIWQQLANLDQAKSNYGAIVYNKAPGVLKQLNYLVGDSAFRAGVHDFLVAHRYGNATWRDLLGAIGHAARQSLDDWGTQYILRPGMPIVEQQLDIARGKIKRLRLIQRPAQPSVSGPGPWPIRTEIALVRQAAAPTLLPVVLRRDTTDVPEAVGLPAPDFVFANVNDHAYALVLPDSASAGWLVAHIGSVRDDFLRAMLWGSLWDLVRETRIAPRTFLEAAIRELPNERDEQIAAGIVGRLRRGLEAYLSKPDRDSLLPAAEQLLLAGAGDPRRAYGIRKSQLDAFIDLAATPSAVGRLDAWLDSTSGAGLPLRQPSRWSIVTHLVSIAAPSADKRLAEEERRDTTAGGKRRAFVAAAARPDGETKRTYFQRYFGDRTLNEEWVTASLRAFNDPDQSSLTLPYLEPALDSLSWIQHNRRIFFLGSWLSAFIGGQRDAAALQTIDTYLAKHHLPLDLRQKVLQSRDELERTVRIRRAYAAVP; translated from the coding sequence ATGATCGCATTCCTCCTGGCCGCGCAAATCCTGCAAGCCGCCGGCGACACGACGGGCCTCATGACGCCCGGTATCTCGCGCGCGCTCGCGACACGCCGTGCATCGGAGATCACCACCGTACGCTACCGATTGAGCCTCGACCTGCGCAGGTCCGACACGGCACAAGGCCGCGTCAGCATCTCGTTCCGGCTCAAAGCACCCACGGACGTCATCGTCGATTTTCGCGGGCCGTCCTTATCCGACATCGGCGTGAACAACGCTCGCGTTGACGGCGTCGAATGGAATGGCTCGCATGTTCGCATTCCCGCGCGTGCCCTGAGGCCCGGCGAAAACCGCTTCGCCGCATCCTTCGCGACGCCGATTGCGCCGGCGGGCGCGCCGATCATCCACTTTCATGACGAGACGGACGGGCGCGATTACCTCTACACGCTGCTGGTCCCGTCCGATGCGCACGCACTCTTTCCCTGCTTCGATCAGCCCGATCTCAAGGCTCGCCTCGAGCTGGAGCTATCGGTGCCGAGCCGCTGGACAGCCATTGCGAATGGACGACAGGTCTCTCCAGCCCATGGCGATTCGACGCACTTTCGCTTCGCCGAGACCGATCCGCTGCCGACGTACCTCTTCGCCTTTGCTGCTGGGCCGTATACTCGCTTCGTCGGCGGCGCGCGTTCGACGCCGCTTCTCGTCCGCGCCTCGCGCGCGCATGAAGTCGAAGTCGACTCTCTCCAGGACCAGGTCGCGTCCGCGTTAGGCTCACTGGAGCGGTACTTCGGCATTCCGTATCCGTTCCAGCAATTCCAGTACATGCTGGCACCCGCCTTTCCATTCGGCGGGATGGAACATCCTGGCGTCACGATGTTCAATGAGGAGTCTTTCATCTACCGTGAGCCACCGACCCTCAATCAGCGACTCGGCCGCCGCGCCACCATCTATCATGAGGTTGCGCATCAGTGGTTCGGCGACGACGTGACGATGGAGTGGTTCGACGATCTCTGGCTGAAGGAGGGCTTCGCCACGTACATGGCGGCGAAGATGCAGGACCTCGAGCATCTGCCGAACCCGTGGATGTCGTTCTACCTCCGGAACAAGCCCGCGGCATACGACGTCGATCTCACCGTCGGCACGACACCAATCTGGCAACAGCTCGCCAATCTCGACCAGGCAAAGAGCAACTATGGCGCGATCGTCTACAACAAGGCGCCGGGCGTTCTCAAGCAGCTCAACTATCTCGTGGGCGACTCGGCGTTCCGCGCCGGCGTGCACGACTTCCTTGTTGCGCATCGATATGGCAACGCAACCTGGCGCGATCTCCTTGGCGCGATTGGGCACGCGGCTCGCCAATCGCTCGACGACTGGGGTACGCAGTACATCCTTCGTCCTGGCATGCCCATCGTCGAGCAACAACTCGACATCGCCCGTGGAAAGATCAAGCGCCTCCGCCTCATTCAGCGCCCGGCGCAACCTTCGGTATCGGGCCCAGGCCCGTGGCCAATCCGTACCGAGATCGCCCTCGTCAGGCAGGCGGCCGCTCCGACGCTATTGCCAGTCGTGCTCCGCCGCGATACGACCGACGTGCCCGAAGCGGTCGGCCTTCCCGCGCCGGACTTTGTTTTTGCCAATGTCAACGATCACGCCTACGCGCTCGTGCTGCCCGACAGCGCGAGTGCGGGCTGGCTCGTGGCACACATCGGCTCCGTCAGAGACGACTTCCTCCGCGCGATGCTCTGGGGCTCGCTCTGGGATCTGGTACGGGAGACGCGAATCGCGCCGCGCACCTTCCTCGAGGCCGCCATTCGCGAATTGCCTAACGAACGAGACGAACAGATTGCGGCCGGGATCGTCGGACGATTGCGTCGTGGCCTCGAAGCCTATCTCTCGAAGCCCGATCGCGATTCACTACTGCCGGCTGCCGAGCAGCTGCTTCTCGCCGGCGCAGGCGACCCGCGCCGCGCGTACGGCATACGCAAGAGCCAGCTCGACGCTTTCATCGACCTGGCAGCAACGCCAAGCGCCGTCGGCCGTCTCGACGCGTGGCTCGATAGCACGAGCGGCGCTGGTCTTCCACTTCGCCAGCCGAGTCGGTGGTCGATTGTGACCCACCTCGTTTCGATTGCAGCCCCGAGCGCCGACAAACGCCTCGCCGAAGAGGAACGGCGTGACACGACCGCCGGTGGCAAGCGCCGCGCGTTCGTTGCTGCCGCGGCGCGTCCGGACGGGGAGACGAAGCGTACCTACTTCCAACGATACTTTGGCGATCGAACGCTCAACGAGGAGTGGGTCACGGCGAGTCTCCGTGCCTTCAATGATCCCGATCAGAGCAGCTTGACGCTTCCATATCTGGAGCCTGCGCTCGATTCGCTGTCCTGGATTCAGCACAATCGTCGCATCTTCTTTCTCGGCTCGTGGCTCAGCGCCTTCATTGGCGGTCAGCGCGACGCCGCCGCGCTACAAACGATCGATACCTACCTCGCGAAGCATCACCTCCCGCTCGACCTCAGGCAGAAGGTGTTGCAGTCGCGCGACGAGCTCGAACGCACGGTGCGCATTCGTCGCGCGTACGCAGCGGTACCCTAA
- the dut gene encoding dUTP diphosphatase, with amino-acid sequence MKETERALTHVDATRSGESSEAIVIELLHEDAQRPRRATQGSAGYDLFAYLRERTIDCSDGARLWQTAAESVSGAFRVMLPAGAMALIPLGFKAHLPVGYEAQIRPRSGAAFKKGLGIPNAPGTVDSDFPDEWRVIVRNTTSQSIVIEHGERIAQMVLQRYEVLPFVSGSVAISTDREGGFGSTGH; translated from the coding sequence ATGAAAGAGACCGAACGAGCGCTCACGCACGTCGACGCGACGCGCAGCGGAGAATCAAGCGAGGCGATCGTCATCGAGCTGCTCCACGAGGACGCGCAACGACCGCGCCGTGCGACGCAGGGCTCCGCCGGCTACGACCTGTTTGCGTATCTCCGAGAGCGTACGATCGACTGTTCCGATGGAGCTCGTCTGTGGCAGACGGCAGCCGAGTCAGTGAGCGGCGCGTTTCGCGTGATGCTTCCAGCGGGCGCAATGGCGCTCATTCCATTGGGGTTCAAGGCGCATTTGCCTGTCGGGTACGAAGCACAAATACGTCCCCGCAGCGGAGCAGCGTTCAAGAAGGGTTTGGGCATTCCCAATGCGCCAGGGACGGTCGACTCCGATTTTCCCGACGAGTGGCGAGTGATCGTGCGCAATACGACTTCGCAATCGATCGTGATCGAGCACGGCGAACGCATCGCGCAGATGGTGCTGCAGCGTTACGAGGTGCTGCCCTTCGTATCAGGCAGCGTCGCGATCTCGACCGATCGGGAGGGAGGCTTCGGCAGCACCGGGCATTAG
- a CDS encoding CPBP family glutamic-type intramembrane protease, whose protein sequence is MPSRLLAFTKRGSYFDVSRAPRYSVVFALPLLLAYEALAAALAGSDSASQVRNGADVLLKEAFVAAAGRNGPLIFIATVIAIGIWFVARDMKRTGQGVRPVIFGGMLAESMALAGIFGVVIGTITTKLLGSLHILAMVATGPGGPIAHMSWATRLMLSLGAGLYEELLFRVLLVSALAALARVVFGFGVKGAGVFATLVGALIFSAFHYIGPFGDPFRLTSFTFRAISGIAFSALYLLRGFGITAWTHALYDAFLLLG, encoded by the coding sequence ATGCCATCGCGCCTTCTCGCTTTCACCAAACGCGGGTCCTACTTCGACGTGAGCCGCGCACCGCGCTATAGCGTGGTCTTCGCGCTGCCGTTGCTGCTCGCCTACGAGGCGCTCGCCGCGGCGCTCGCGGGTTCCGACAGTGCGTCGCAAGTTCGCAACGGCGCCGACGTGCTGCTCAAAGAGGCGTTCGTCGCGGCGGCAGGCCGCAATGGTCCGCTGATTTTCATTGCGACCGTGATCGCCATTGGGATCTGGTTCGTTGCGCGAGATATGAAGCGCACCGGCCAGGGCGTTCGTCCGGTCATATTCGGCGGCATGCTCGCCGAATCGATGGCGCTCGCAGGAATCTTTGGCGTCGTCATCGGCACGATCACTACGAAGCTGCTCGGCTCGCTGCACATCCTCGCGATGGTTGCGACAGGTCCCGGCGGGCCCATCGCGCACATGAGCTGGGCGACGCGCTTGATGCTCTCGCTCGGCGCCGGACTATACGAGGAACTGCTGTTCCGCGTCTTGCTGGTGTCAGCGCTCGCGGCGCTGGCGCGCGTCGTGTTCGGCTTCGGGGTGAAAGGCGCGGGTGTCTTCGCGACGCTCGTCGGCGCGCTGATCTTCTCGGCCTTTCATTACATCGGGCCATTCGGCGATCCCTTTCGCCTAACGTCGTTCACCTTCCGTGCGATCAGTGGCATTGCGTTCAGCGCTCTGTATCTGCTACGCGGCTTTGGGATCACGGCCTGGACGCACGCGTTGTACGACGCATTCCTGCTTCTCGGTTGA
- a CDS encoding HEAT repeat domain-containing protein, which produces MTRHTLVLGLLAAVAARTAMAQSLMRRVVNGSDGPVQFTFASRPGVCGDGATFIRDGFGGNNRIYDGGNFSGHSRGDDWPPCGPGPVRIVASVSGGEIVRLHTYAGPRRAGDSPPRDLGMVSVGDAAGFLTNLVEQAHGRAASDAILPLVLADSIVPWPTLLRFARDEQLPRATRNTVSFWLARGAAAKLGLADRDDDDDDDVRASAVFALSQQPKESAIPELIEVARGAPHPAARAQALFWLGQSGDPRAVDLFEEILRRR; this is translated from the coding sequence ATGACGCGACACACTCTCGTGCTCGGGCTGCTCGCTGCCGTCGCCGCGCGCACAGCGATGGCGCAATCCCTCATGCGCCGCGTCGTCAACGGCTCCGACGGACCCGTCCAATTCACCTTCGCGTCGCGACCGGGTGTCTGCGGTGACGGAGCGACCTTCATCCGCGATGGCTTCGGCGGCAACAACCGGATTTACGACGGCGGAAATTTCTCCGGCCATAGTCGTGGCGACGATTGGCCGCCGTGCGGCCCTGGTCCGGTCCGCATCGTCGCCTCGGTGAGCGGAGGCGAAATCGTCAGGCTGCACACCTACGCCGGGCCGCGTCGCGCCGGCGACTCGCCGCCCCGCGATCTCGGCATGGTCTCGGTAGGCGACGCCGCGGGTTTTCTCACGAACCTCGTCGAGCAAGCGCACGGGCGTGCCGCCAGCGATGCGATTCTCCCGCTTGTCCTTGCCGATAGCATCGTCCCATGGCCGACCCTCCTGCGCTTCGCGCGCGACGAGCAGCTGCCGCGCGCTACCCGGAACACCGTTTCGTTCTGGCTCGCCCGCGGCGCCGCCGCCAAGCTCGGACTCGCCGACCGCGACGACGATGACGATGACGATGTTCGCGCGAGCGCGGTGTTCGCACTCTCTCAACAACCGAAGGAAAGCGCGATACCCGAGCTGATCGAGGTGGCTCGCGGAGCGCCCCACCCGGCGGCGCGTGCGCAGGCGCTCTTCTGGCTTGGGCAGTCCGGAGACCCGCGCGCGGTCGATTTGTTCGAGGAGATTCTGCGCCGGCGCTAG